AGGGCGGCGAGGGCGGTGCTTCGCTCGGCGGCAAGACGTGCTTGGGCTTCGTGGGCGGCTTGGGTGTCCTGGTGTTCCTGCTGTCGCTGGGCTTCCTGCCGGCGGCGGGCCAGCGTCTCGGCGATGCGTGAGGCGATCAGCAGGGATTGCCGCATTCCGTTGTCGAACAGGTCGTCGATGCCGTCTGATTCACTCATGGTGTTCCCCTTGCACTAGTGGTGTGAACTGTTATCGGTCGAGTGCCGGCCCGGTGCTGCGGCCGGGCTGATAGGTCTTGGAGGGTTGTGCCGGTGTAGGTGTCGTGGGGACCACGGAACCGGGCCGTATCGGTGCCATGCCCCGGCGGGCAATATCAACCGCCGTTGGCGGCACCGCAGCCGTTGCCGCCGTCTGCTGTTCTGCTCCCACGGGCACGGCCTTGGGCATCGTTGCGGTGAACGGGGCTAACTGGTTTTCGACCACTGCCCGGATGCGCGCAGCTTCCCTGGTTCGCCCTGACTGCTGATGCATTTCGTACACGGCGAAGGCGGTGTTGATCAGCTGCACCATGAGCGCTGTTTGCGCCGCTGTTTTGTTCTTGCTCGACGCTGCCAGGAACAACATCGCTGTCCCGGCGATGGATGGCAGGGTGACGGGTTTGCCGTGCTGCCGCGGGGCGCGGAGCTGCGCTGTGCGGGACAGTTCCGCTGCCGTTGCGGCCAGCGGCCCGGGGGTCGGTTCCAACCTGTAGGACCAGGCGGCGAATGCGCCGGAAACATCGCGGGCTGCCTTGGCCCAGGTGGCGTGATCGTCACGGGGTATGGTGCGGAGTTGGTCCGCCAGTGAGGTGGCGTTACGGGTGTAGTCGACCCACAGCTGCGGGTCCGGTGCTGTCTTCTCCGGGCCGCGGGGGTTGGCTTTGCGTTTGTTCCGCGCGGCGGCGTTCCACTCTGCCGCTGCTTCTGTCGCAGCCTGCGGGGTGTCCGTCCATTCCTGCCGCAGCGCACCGAGGCGGAGGTCGGTGGCGAGGGTGCCGCCGCCGAACCAGATCGGCCGCTCCCCCGGCTTGGGGCGTTCGGCAACGGAGTAGCCGCTGATGACGTCGGTGGTGTTCTTCGCGTACCGGGGACGGACCAGCAGGCCGGTGTCCCTGGCGCGCCGGACGAACTCTGCTTCACTGCCCGAAGCGGTGGCGCTGGCACGGACTTTCCGGGCCAGCGAGTCCCGGTGCATTTCCCGCTGGTCGCGTGCCGCGGTGGCCTTCTCGGCCCGGTCGTAACCACGGGTCGCGTGCACACTGGACAGCTCTTCGAGGCCGTACTTGGTTTCCAGTTCCCGGCAGGTCTGCTGCGCCTTTTTGTAGTCGCCGTGGGTGGAGGCTTTTGTGCCGTCTTCCCTTACCAGGGATACGGCGATGTGGATATGGTGGTTCCCGTTCTCACTCGTGCCGTGGTTGATCGCTACCCACCGGCACTGGGCCTTTCCGCTGGCCTCGGTGAAGCCCATCGCGTCGACGAAGTCGTTGGCGATGTCGCCCCACCGCTGATCCGTGAGTGCTCCTTCTTCGGCGCGCAAGCTCAGCGAGCAATGCCACACGTCAGCGTGCTTGTGCCCGTTCGGGACGCGTTCCTTCTTCACCGGGTCCCAGCGGTAATCCTTCTGCAACACCTCAACGCCGAACGCCTTCCGCGGCTGGTCCAGGTGCTTGGCAATTGCGGCAGCATCATCGGCGTCCAGGACGCCGTCGTCGTACCAGGCCATGATCGCCGCGTCGCCGGCAACCAGGTGCGGTTCCGTGTGCGCGTTCTTCGTCTTATCCGCATCCGTGGACACCAAATAGACCATCAGCCCGGCCATCCGGGAACCGCGGGTGATGTTCGGAATCATCCCTACATCAGCCCCTCAATCGCCCGGTCAATCCGCATCGCCACCTCGCGCACATACGCCAGTGCAGCTTTGGCGTCCTGCGGGAACTCGTCCCCGGCGTTGGCGTGCCGGGCGATCTGGTTCACGTTGTTCGACACCCGCGCCAACAGGGTATGGATCGCCATCAGCTCCGCCATCGCAGCTTTCCGCTGCGTTGGCGTCTCCGACCCCTCACTCAGTGCCGCGGTCAGCAGCAGGTTCGGGACCGTGACCTTCTCCCGCGCCGCCCTCGCAATCAGGGCCGCTTCCTCCTCCGCGGTCACCCACACATCCCTGCGCTTCTTCGTCCCCGCCGGCGAATTCGCACGCCGCCGCCTGGACAACGGGGAACGGGCGGCATTCTCGTCAGACACGCACTCCCCCAATCCCCTCAAAGCCCAGCGCAGCGACCCCGAAACCCGGGGACCCAAAAGCCAGTGTGCCAAACGCCGACGCAGGAGCCGTGCAGGACACGCCCATTTACACCCGTGTAAATGTATAGCTTGCTCCGCGCGGTTGCGGTGGACGGTCTTCGGCGTGTTGGGTCGTGAGGCTGACCCGTCCCGGGCTAAGGTCGAAGCACGGTACGACACTTTCCAGGGGGAGACAATGCGTCCAGAAAAACCATCTGCAGACCAGCCATTCGGCGGACCCGGCACGCCTGCTCTGTCCATTTCGGACGTAGCCTATTGGCCGGCAGATTCAACCCAGCGCGCAAGTATCAACCTGGAACTCACCGTGAACCGGCGACTCAACCGGGCGACCAGCGAATGCATCGCCGCAGCCCACGACACCCTCGACGGCGGCGCGTGCCACATCGAAAACAGCATCCGGCAGGTCGCCGCCGACCATCTCGCGCATCTTTCAGGAACCCGGGCCAACTTCACGGACGACGGCTACTACATCGGCGTCAATGCCATCATCCAGGACCGCACTCCCACCAACGCTTCATCAGAAACGAACACCGACGCTCAGCGGCCACCACTGACCGACTGGCAGCAAGCCCTGCTGCCGGAACTCACCGACTCCGTCGGACGGTGCCTGCCGGAACACGAAAAGGACCGCACCCACGCACTTGCCCGGGACCTCGCACGGGATATCCCGTCCGCATCCGACGTCATCGCCGCCTTCGACCGGGTAACGCTCACCGAGATCATCAACCGCCACGAGGAACGAATGGAAACGTTCGCCCGCGACCTGCTACCGGACAACCCGCAACTGCGCCGCGAAGCCACAGACATCCACCCGACGCTCCAGGCATACACCGCAGTCAGGCTCTCCCAACTCTCCTTTCCACAGCACCCGGCGGCAGCGCTCGACCAACCGCACCTCACCCACCCGGCCTCCGCCACGCCGATCGCGTCAACGCACCGGCCTGGCCCTTCCATCGACCGCTAACCCACCCACGCGAAAGGCAGCACCAACCATGGCGTCCCTCAACATCGAAGCCACCAAAAGCCAGGCACGCGCCCTCCTGGACTCGCGCATCAAATCCGTCGAAGAACTCGTCCAGGCGCGGCAACGCCTCACCGACCTGAAGGAGCAACTGGTCGCAGCCGAACGCGACGATAAGCGCGCATACGTCAAAGCAACCCGCGACGGCTGGAGCGCCGACGAGCTCAAGAAGCTTGGCCTGGAACCGGCTGCCGCCGGCCGCCGGCGCAAAGCCCAGTCCAAGCCCGCCGAGACCCCCAGCCCGTCCGATACAAACGGGATCCCGGAGAACTAGCCCCTCGCGCACAGGGGCACGGCAATAGCTACAGTCCTTACGGGCTTTTCCCGCACCCCTGTGCACGACGGGACCCGCCTGACCGGCTGCACACAACCGCCAGGAGACCACCGGCGGAAGCCTCACCACCGGGACCGGCGGATGTGCACAGCCTGGAAACGCCGCGGCTCACCCACGGGCACCTTCCCCATGGGCCAAGACCACCGCACCCGGCCCACCGTGAACCGGGCCGGGCTTCTTTCAGCAGGGACGACACACTCTCGAAGTGCGTGGTCACCCGAGGGGAAAGGATCCGGCAACAAGGGGGAAGCTTCTCAGGCGCCCGCGGGCTTCCAGCCCGGTCACGGGCGGCGACACCACAAGCTGCCCCGGCGGCGCTCATCACCACCAAGTACCGCTGTACCGCGTGATCCAAACAATGGCACCAACAGCACAGACCCGGCATCACAAACATCCGCCACAACAAAGAAGGCCGGCACCCGCTGCCGGCCTTCATGTCTGCTCTTTGGGACTTGATCTTCCAACCACCAACGGAAGGCATCGCCTCCGACGGAATCCGACCCGGACGCGATGCGCTCCGCAGGCCTGCGCTTACCCGTCAGCCGACCGCAGCTCGGAATGGTCGCGCCATGCCTGCTCGCCGTCCGTGTACTCCACGGTCCATTCATCCAGACCAACGCGTTCGACGATGACGGCCTGTTCCCAGCCGGACCCGTCGCCCCGTAGAACTTCAACGGCACTGCCGTCAGGGAACGAGTTGTGGCTGCCCAGGTACTCGCGGATGGTCTCCTCCAGCGGTGTTCGCCCACCCTTGGGGGCCGCATTCACCCACTGCTCCATGGGATCGGTTTCAGCCCAGCGCGTGGCAAGGCCAGCTACGTAGTTCGTCCCGTCATCGCTCATCGCTTGTCGCCGCTCCAATCCATTGTTGTGAGGCCCGGAAAGACTCTGTCACCGCCGTTACCGGTCGCGTTGCAGATAGGTTCCCGATGGGAACTCACAGCCGATCCGGAACTCCCTTCCCACGAAAGGCTCCCCGCGGCCATCGACTCCGCGACCAAAACCAGCATCAATAACAACCTGCTCCTGGACGGTGTCACCGCCCAGTTCCTCGGCGACGTCGACGATGATGGGCAGGTCATCGGGAAGCCCGGCAAGGGCCTCACGCAACTGCCCTACCGTCCAGGCCTGAACTGTGTGTTCGAAGTCCATTGTCAGATCCTTTCACCCGGCACCGACATTAAGGCGATGATCAGTGTTTCAGTCCTCGCCGTCGAGGGCTTCAGCCGTGATGGTTCC
This genomic interval from Pseudarthrobacter chlorophenolicus A6 contains the following:
- a CDS encoding relaxase/mobilization nuclease domain-containing protein, giving the protein MIPNITRGSRMAGLMVYLVSTDADKTKNAHTEPHLVAGDAAIMAWYDDGVLDADDAAAIAKHLDQPRKAFGVEVLQKDYRWDPVKKERVPNGHKHADVWHCSLSLRAEEGALTDQRWGDIANDFVDAMGFTEASGKAQCRWVAINHGTSENGNHHIHIAVSLVREDGTKASTHGDYKKAQQTCRELETKYGLEELSSVHATRGYDRAEKATAARDQREMHRDSLARKVRASATASGSEAEFVRRARDTGLLVRPRYAKNTTDVISGYSVAERPKPGERPIWFGGGTLATDLRLGALRQEWTDTPQAATEAAAEWNAAARNKRKANPRGPEKTAPDPQLWVDYTRNATSLADQLRTIPRDDHATWAKAARDVSGAFAAWSYRLEPTPGPLAATAAELSRTAQLRAPRQHGKPVTLPSIAGTAMLFLAASSKNKTAAQTALMVQLINTAFAVYEMHQQSGRTREAARIRAVVENQLAPFTATMPKAVPVGAEQQTAATAAVPPTAVDIARRGMAPIRPGSVVPTTPTPAQPSKTYQPGRSTGPALDR
- a CDS encoding MobC family plasmid mobilization relaxosome protein, with translation MSDENAARSPLSRRRRANSPAGTKKRRDVWVTAEEEAALIARAAREKVTVPNLLLTAALSEGSETPTQRKAAMAELMAIHTLLARVSNNVNQIARHANAGDEFPQDAKAALAYVREVAMRIDRAIEGLM
- a CDS encoding DUF6225 family protein — protein: MDFEHTVQAWTVGQLREALAGLPDDLPIIVDVAEELGGDTVQEQVVIDAGFGRGVDGRGEPFVGREFRIGCEFPSGTYLQRDR
- a CDS encoding tudor domain-containing protein, which codes for MSDDGTNYVAGLATRWAETDPMEQWVNAAPKGGRTPLEETIREYLGSHNSFPDGSAVEVLRGDGSGWEQAVIVERVGLDEWTVEYTDGEQAWRDHSELRSADG